The region GGGCTCGCGCTCCGCGAGCAGCAGGGTCACGACGGCGACCGCCACCGCCGTCAGCAGCGTGGAGGCCGGCGGCGGCAGCCGGCGTCGCACCCAGGGGACGCGCCGCACCGCGATCGCCGCGAGGAGCCCGACGACGACGGCGCTCGCGAGCACGCTCTCCCCTCGATTCGTGATGTGGTGGCGTACGAGCAGCGGGGTGGGCCGGCGCCGTGCGGCGCGGCCCACCCCGCTGCGGTGGATCAGGGGGAGATCACTCCTGCGTGGTGTCCTCGCGGGAGTCGACCTCGCCGTCGGTCTCACCGGACGCGTCGTCGCCCGAGGCAGCGGCACGACGGCGGGGGCGCGGCTTGGGCTTCGGCGCGGCGCCCGAGGTGTCGTCACCGAGCTGACCCTCGGCGTTGACGGGCTTGTCCTCGCTCGAGTCCGACGAGGGTGCGGCGTCCTTCAGCGCGGCCTCGGCCTCCTCGACGACCGAGGTGCCCTCGACGTCCTCGTCCGACGTCGCGACGGCGTCGACCAGCGCCTCGACGACGGACTCGTCGGACTCGTCAGCGGAACCAGCGGGCGCCGACGACGTCCCGCCGGTGGTGTCCTCGCCGTCGACGTCCTCCCAGTACTCCTCGGCCCACGGGTCGTCGAGCGGCTGGGTGCGGCGCCACACGAGGTAGCCGGCGGCCGCGGCGGCGGCGCCACCCACGATCCAGCCGATCGTCCTGCCGACGCCGGAGGAGGACTTGGTCGGCTGGACCTTGCCCGCCTGCTCGGAGACCTTCTTCGCGACCTTGTCGGTCGCACCCGCGAGCTTCTCGGTGGCGGTGTCGACGCCCTTGGTGGCGGCCTTGCCCGCGGTGTCCGTCGCGTCGGACGCCGCCTTCGCAGCCTCCTGCATCGCGCTCACGACGCGCGGGATGATGATGTCGACCAGCGCGTCGTGCGCCGAGTCGGTGGCCGACTTGGCCTTGACGGCCGCGACGTCGGTGAGGTCGGAGGCCTTGCCGGCCAGCTCCTCGACCTTCGGCCCGGCGGCCTTCACACCGCTCTTCCACGCCTGCTCGATCCGCGGCGCGGCCCAGTCGCGGGCGGCCTCGACGTGCGGCGTCGCCCACTCCACGCCCTGCTCCGCGAGAGCCTTGGCCTGCTTGCTCGCCTCGACGACCTGGTCGCGGATGTCGTCGGGCTCGATGTTGACCTTGCGTCCCATGGGTGCTCCCTCGCTCTCCGGGGCACGTGGCCACGGATCGGTGCTGCCAGTCGTTCCATCCTGCCACCACCGGCCGCAGGAGTGCAGCAACCATCCCCAGCGTCCCGTCAGGCGGAGGTGCGAGGATGAGGACATGAACGCTGTCATCCACACGTCCGTCGGCGACATCACCGTCGAGCTGCTCCCCAACCACGCGCCCAAGACCGTGGCGAACTTCGTCGGCCTGGCCGACGGCTCGAAGGAGTGGACCGACCCCGCCACCGGCGCCAAGGCCGACCGCCCGCTCTACGACGGCACGATCTTCCACCGCGTCATCCCCGGCTTCATGATCCAGGGCGGCGACCCGCTCGGGTCGGGCCGCGGTGGCCCCGGCTACTCCTTCGACGACGAGATCCACCCCGAGCTGACCTTCAACGAGACCTACCTGCTCGCGATGGCGAACGCCGGCAAGATCGCCGGCCGCGGCACGAACGGATCGCAGTTCTTCATCACGACCGTCAAGACTCCGCACCTGCAGGGCAAGCACACGATCTTCGGCAGGGTGACGGACGAGGCGAGCCGCGCCGTCGTCGACACGATCTCGGGCACGCGCACCGGCGCGGGCGACCGCCCGGTCGAGGACATCTCGATCACCGGCATCGACATCACCGAGTAGCACCCGCTCGAGCCGTAGCCGCCGCACCCAGCCCACCCGGAGGACCTTGTCGATGAGCGGATTCGGTGGCTACGGCTCCAGCCCCCACCCCGGCCACCAGAGCGGTGAGGCCGGGGTTTCCCCCGGGTGGTCACGGTCCGTACGGCGAGCGACCCGGATCCGGCGGCCCACCCGTCTGCCAGCGTCACCCGGACCGCGTCTCCTACGTGACGTGCCAGCGCTGCGGTCGTCCGGCGTGCCCCGAGTGCCAGCGGCCGGCGACCGTCGGCGTGCACTGCGTCGACTGCGCGCGCGACGCCTCGCGGGGCCGCCGTCCGGTGCGCACCGTCGTCGGTGGTGTCGACCGGGGCGGCCCGCCGTACGTGACCTACACGATCATGGCGATCTGCGTCGTGATCGAGCTCCTGCGCTACCTCGCCGAGCCGCTCTACATCGAGATCTACCGGGCGCTCGCCTTCTGGGGGCCCTTCGCGGCCGACGAGCCCTGGCGCTTCCTGACCGCCAGCGTGCTGCACGGCGGCATCTGGCACCTGGCGTTCAACATGTACGCGCTCTACCTGGTCGGTCGCGACCTCGAGCGTCTGCTCGGCCGCGTGCGGTTCCTCTCGCTCTACGTGCTCTCCGCGCTCGGCGGTTCGGTCGCCTACCTCCTCATCACCGGGCTCGACGCCGCGCCCACCGTCGGCGCCTCGGGCGCCGTCTTCGGGCTGTTCGGTGCGTTCGCCGTGATGCTGCGGCGCTTCGGCCGCGACTCGCGCCAGATCCTCGTGCTCATCGGCATCAACGCCGTCATCGGCTTCGTGCTGCCCGGGATCGCCTGGCAGGCACACCTCGGCGGTCTGGTCGTGGGCGCCGCCATCGCGGCCATGCTCGCCTACCTGCCGCGGCCGCGGCAGTGGCTCGCCTGGCTCGGGATGGGCGGCCTGCTCCTGCTGATGGTCGGCCTCAGCGCGCTCGTCCTGTACTGACGGGCGGCGTACCCGGGCCCTGGCACCGCCGCGCCCGGCACCCAGCGCCCCGTACCGCCGCGCCCCGTACCGCCGCGCCCGGCCCCGCGTCCCGGCCCCGGCACCCCGCGCCCCCGCTGTGCGCCGAGAACGGCTGGTGCTGCTCGAAAACGCATCCCGAGCCGCACCAGCCGTTCTCGGCGTCACGGCTCACCCGTGAGAACGACGGGTGCTGCTCGAACGTGCGTCTCGAGCAGCACCCGGCGTTCTCGGCGGCAGCTCTCGGCGGTCGGGTCGTCGCCCCCTGAATCACACCGGTGTTGTTCTCCCCAGGGTCATCCACAGTCTGGGGACAGATGTTCGCGGTGACCCTTCCCACCAGTGACGACATCGAATAACACGGGTGTAGTTCTCCACACCTTTGTGCACAGCTGGGGACAACGGTGGGGGTCCGCACCGTTCCCGGAGACGCCTCGGGGCCGGAGCCGCGAACGGCTCCGGCCCCGAGGTCGATCAGGCTGGTCGGTCCAGCGCGAGCGTCAGCGCCAGCGCATCGTCATGCCGAAGCCGACGAGGATGAAGCCGAAGCCGACGGCCAGGTTCCACGACCCCAGCGGCGGGATCGGCCAGGCGCCGGACGTCAGGTAGGTGGTCACCACCCACACCAGCCCCAGCACCAGCAGGCCGAGGAACGTCGGCACGAACCACGGCGGGTTCGGCGCGTCCTCGCGCGGCGCGACGGCGGGGGAGGGGGCGGCCGGCTTCTTCCGGGACTTCGACTCGGGCACGACTTCTCCTCGTTCGGCGTGGGTGCAACGATCCAGGGTATCCGGCGCGGGCCGTACGATCATCTCGAACGCCGTCGACGGGAGGGTCGTGATGCGCCGCAGCCCGATCGACCGCCTGCTCGGCCGCCCGAGCGGACTCCCGGGGCGCCGCCGGCCGCGGAGCCGAGCCTCGCTCACCGTCGCGCTCGTGGCCTTCGTCGCCGGCATCCTGTTCGCCACCAGCGCCACCCTGTTCGCGGGGTTCGACGACGGCCGGCCGCGCGACCTGCGCTCGCTCGTGGCGCAGGAGAGCGAGCGACTCGCGGAGCGCAACGACGCCGTCGACGACCTCCGCTCGGAGGTGGCGACGCTCCAGGCGAGCCTCGACGTCGACGCGGGCGCCGCCCCCACGGACCCGGCGGTCCTGCTCGCCGTCGGCCAGGAGGACGTGCGCGGCGCGGGGGTGAGCGTCACGCTCACGGACGCGCCGGCGTCGTCCTCCTCCGACAACCTCGACGACCTCGTGGTGCACCAGCAGGACCTGCAGTCGGTCGTCAACGCGCTGTGGGCGGGCGGCGCCGAGGCGATCGCCGTCCAGGGGCAGCGGATCATCGCCACGAGCGCCGTGCGGTGCGTGGGCAACGTCCTCCTGCTGCACGGACGGACCTACTCGCCGCCCTACGTCATCGAGGCCGTGGGCGACGCCGACGCCCTCACCGACGCGCTCGACGCCGACGCCGGGGTCCGTCTGTACCGGCAGTACGTCGAGGCGTACGGCCTCGGCTACACCCTCGAGGCCGACGACGCCCTCGACCTGCCCGCCTACACCGGCGCGCGTACGCTCTCCTACGCGACCGCCGTCGAAGGGACACGATGACCACCGTGGCGCAGCCGGCACCGTCCCGGCGAGAGCAGCGACGCCGCCGGCGCGGCGGCGTCGGGTCGGCGATCGTCGGCGTGATCGGTGAGCTCCTCATCACCGCCGGCATCCTCATCGGGCTGTTCGTCGCGTGGCAGCTGTGGTGGACCGACGTCGAGGCCGACCGGTTCCAGGCGACCGTGTCGGAGGCTCTCGACGCCGAGCTCCCCGAGTCCCCCGTCGTCGTCGCCAAGCCGAGCGAGGGCGAGATCCCGGTCGCGGAGGCGCCGCTGGACGCGACCACGTTCGGGCGGCTGTGGGTGCCGCGCTGGGACACGGGTGAGCCCTACAGCAAGCCGATCTCCGAGGGGACCGACCGCGCCACCGTGCTCGACAAGCTCGGGATCGGGCACTACGAGGGCACCGCGATGCCGGGCGAGGTCGGCAACTTCGCGCTCGCGGGGCACCGGCAGAGCCACGGCAAGCCGTTCTACGACATCACCACGCTCGAGGTCGGCGACCCGCTCGTGGTCGAGACGGCGGAGGCCTGGTACGTCTACCGCGTCACGGACAGCCTGATCGTGAGCCCGCGGCAGACCGACGTCATCGCGCCCAACCCCGCCGACCCGCAGGCGGAGGCCACCGAGGCGTCGATCACCCTGACCACCTGCCACCCGCTGTTCTCCACGCGCGAGCGCTACATCGTGCACGGGACGCTGGACAGCTGGGTGCCGCGCGACGCCGGCCGCCCCGCCGAGCTCTCACCGGAGGCCTGACATGTACGCAGCCATCTGGCGGATCCTGCCCGGCCCGGGGTGGCTCAGGGCGATCCTCGCGCTGATCCTGATCCTCGCCGTCGTGGCGGCGCTGTTCCTGTGGGTGTTCCCCGCGGTGGCGCCGCTGCTCCCCTTCGACCAGCAGACCGTGGAGTGAGCATGACCGCAGGCCGAGCGCCCCGCATCCTCGTCGTGGACAACTACGACAGCTTCGTCTACACGATCGTCGGCTACCTGCAGCAGCTCGGCGCCGAGACCACGGTGCTGCGCAACGACGCCCTCACCGGCGACCCCGAGGAGCTGGCCGACGTCGACGGCGTCCTCGTCTCACCCGGTCCGGGGACGCCGGAGGGCGCCGGCGCGTCGCTCGACGTCATCGCCGCGTGCGCCGCGACGGCGACGCCGATGCTCGGGGTCTGCCTCGGGCACCAGGCGCTCGCGGAGGCGTACGGCGGCGTGGTCACGCACTCGCCCGAGCTCATGCACGGCAAGACGTCGGCGGTGACGCACGACGGCGCGGGCGTGTTCGCCGGGCTGGGTGCGCCGTTCACGGCGACGCGGTACCACTCGCTCGCCGTCGTGACCGAGACCGTGCCCGACGAGCTCGAGGTCACCGCCTGGACGGGCGGCGGCGACTCACCCCGGATCGTGATGGGGCTGTCGCACCGCGAGCTCCCGCTGCACGGCGTGCAGTTCCACCCCGAGTCGGTCCTCACCGAGGGCGGTCACCGACTGCTGGCCAACTGGCTGGCGATCGCGGGCGACGACGGCGCGGTGGCCCGCAGCGAGGGCATGCGCCCGCTGGCCGCCCTCTAGTCCGCGAGGACTTCCTGGGAGCCCGCGAGGGGTTTGTGGGAGCCCGCGAGGTACGTCTGGGGACTCGCGAGGCACTCGTGGGGGACCGCGAGGTACTTGCATCGTCGCAAGTACCTCGCGGACTCCCACAGACCCCTCGCGAGTCCCCAGAAACCCCTCGCGGAGGTGTGGGGATCAGTCGTCGTCGCCGCGGCCCCCGCCGCCGTTGGTGGGCGGCGGGGAGGTGGTCGACGTCGGCGGCGGGGTCGTCGCCGTCTCGGTCGGCGCGGTGGCGAGCCACACGGTGACCTCGCTGCCGCGGTCGACCTGGGTGTTCTCCGGCTCCCACCGGGTGACCTGACCGACCTCGACGTCGCCGTTCGGCTCCTCCTGGAACGACGCCGTCAGGCTGACCTCCGCCAGCGCCGCCTCGGCCTCGGCCCGCGTCATGTCGTCGAGGTCCGGGACCTCGACCTGCGCCGAGGCGACCGACACGGTCACGGTGGACAGGCGCGGCACGACACCGGTCGGCTCCCACCCGGTGACGGTCCCCGCCGCCGCGGAACCCGTCTCGTCCTGGGTGAAGGTCGCCGAGAGGTTGGCGTCGCGCAGGAGCTGCGCAGCCTCGTCCTGGGTCCTCCCGGTGAGGTCCGGGATCGTCACGTTGCCGGAGGCGACGTAGAGCACGAAGGGGGCGTTCGGCGCCGCGGACTCGCCGACGCCAGGTTCGATCCTGAGCACGTCACCCGCCTGCTGGGACCCGTCGTCCTCCTCCATGATGCGGATCTGGTTGCCGGTGAAACCGGCCTGGTTCAGAGCGGTGGTCGCCTGGTCGGCCGTGAATCCGATGACGTCGGGCACGGTCAGCGTGTCGGGACCGGACGAGATCGTGACGGTCACGGTCTGCCCGGGCGCGATGAGCGAGCCCGCCGCCGGGTCGCTGCTGATCGCGAGGCCCGCCTCGACGTCGTCGCTCGGTGCCTCGGCCCGTGCGAAGACGAGCTCCGCACCTTCGATCGTGGCCTGCGCATCGGCCTCGCTCTCACCGGCGACGTCGGGCACCGCCACGTTCTCGGGCGTCGTCTCGGTCGGGGTCGGCTCGGGCTCGTTCTGGCGCGCGTTGTTCACCGCGACCGCCACGATCCCGGCCACGAGCAGCGCGAGCACGATCCCGAGCACCCAGATCCACGCGCGTCCCTTGCGCGGCTCCTCCTCGGGCGCCACGGGCGGGAGGTCGGAGGACGTCTGCGCCGTCGGCGGACCGGCCATGACCTGCGTGGCCGCCGCGCGGGCGGCCGGGCTCGCCGCCGCCACGGTGGCGGCGTTGGCCGCGGCGATCACACCGACCGCGGGCGCGCCCACGACGCCGCCGCGCTGCGCGGCCTCGAGGTCCGAGCGGAACTCCTCGCCGCTCTGGTAGCGCACGTCGCGGTCCTTCGCGAGCGCCTTGAGCGTGATGCGGTCCAGCTCGACGGGGACGTCGGGCGCGAGCGAGCTCGGGGTCGGCGGATCCTCGCGCACGTGCTGGTAGGCGACGGCGACCGGCGAGTCCCCGATGAACGGCGGGCGCCCGGTCAGCAGCTCGAACAGCAGGGCGCCGGTGGAGTAGACGTCGGAGCGCGCGTCGACGACCTCGCCGCGCGCCTGCTCCGGGGAGAGGTACTGCGCGGTGCCGACCACGGCCTGCGTCTGCGTCATCGTGGCCGCCGAGTCGGCGATCGCGCGCGCGATGCCGAAGTCCATGACCTTGACGTCGCCCGCCGTCGTGATCATGACGTTCGCGGGCTTGATGTCGCGGTGCACGATGCCCGCGTGGTGGGAGTACTCGAGCGCCGACAGGACGCCGGCGGTGATCTCCACGGCCTCGTCGATGGGCAGCGCGGCGCCGTCGCGGATGAGTTCGCGGACGGTGTGGCCCTCGACGTACTCCATGACGATGAAGGGCAGGTGGTGGGTGACGCCGTCGGCACCGACGTGCCCGTCCTCACCTGTGTCGTACACCGACACGATCGCGGGGTGGTTCAGCGCGGCGGCCGACTGCGCCTCGCGGCGGAAGCGGGCCTGGAACGTGGAGTCCTGGGCGAGGTCGGAGCGCAGCAGCTTGATCGCGACGCGGCGCGAGAGCCGGTTGTCGCGGCCGATGTACACCTCGGCCATGCCTCCGCGGCCGATGAGCTCACCAACCTCGTACCGTCCCGCGAGCACGCGGGGCACCTGATCTACCACGAGAGAACCTTCCGACTTCCGAGGTCGACCGTCTGGCCGACCTCCTCCTGCCACCCGCGGTGCGGGAGACGTGCCCGGCCGCCTCCGGCCGGGACCATCACGACGGCAGCCACCAGCGCCGCCGTCGAGCCAAGGTTAGCGAGGGTCAGGATCGCGAGCGTGACCAGCATCGCGGCCAGCACGATCCCGACGGCGAGCGCCACCTGCCGCTCGCGGCTCGGCGCGCGGCGCCTCGAGCGCCGCGGGGCGGGGTCCGCGCCACCACTGACCGATGCCGATGCCGCCGAAGCCGCCGACGTCCGCGCGGCCGTGGATGCGTTCGCGTCGCCGCTCCCGTCCGCCGCCGCCCCGCGACCACCGCGCCGCAGGGCCAGCGTCGGGAGCCGCCAGGCCCCGCGCACCCGGGCCGGGTCCCAGGTCCCGGCGTCGAGGTCGGAGCGCAGCGCGCGCGCCCGTTCGGCCACGACGGCGGCCGATGCCGGCCGGTCGGCGGGGTCCTTCGCGAGCATCTGCTCCACGAGCGCGCGCAGCGCCGGGTCCACGTGCGCGGGCAGCGCCGGCAGCGGCTCGGTCACGTGGGCGAACGCGATGTCGACCTGCGTCGCCCCGGTGAAGGGACGGCGGCCCGCCAGCGCCTCGTACGCGATGATCCCGAGCGCGTAGACGTCGCCGGCGCCCGTGGCCGGGCGCCCCATCGCCTGCTCGGGCGGGAGGTACTGGGCGGTGCCCATGACCATCCCGGCATCGGTCATCGGCGCCTGGTTCGCGCCGATCGAGATGCCGAAGTCGGTGAGCTTGACCGCGCCGTCGGCGGTCATGAGCAGGTTGCCGGGCTTGATGTCACGGTGGACCACTCCGGCGGCGTGCGCGGCGGCGAGCGCGTCGGCCGTCTGCGCGAGCACGTCCAGCAGGGTGCGCGGGCTCAGCGTCCCCTCGCGCCGCAGCACGGTGGAGAGCGTCTCGCCCTCGACCAGCTCCATCACGAGGTAGCCGAGACCGCCGACCACGCCGGCGTCGTAGGTGCGGGCGATCCCCGGGTGCACGAGGTCACGCGAGTTCCGCGCCTCGGCCGCGATCCGGTCGAGGAACAGCTTCTCGCCGGCGAACTCGGGGCGCATCACCTTGGCGGCGTAGCGCTGACCGCTCTCGACCTCGACGGCGGTCCACACCTCGCCCATCCCACCGATCGCGAGGCGTTGCGTGAGCTCGTAGCGGCCGTCCAGCACGACCCCGGCGCGCGGCGTCATCGAAGAGCCGCCTGCATCACGGCGCGCGCGATCGGCGCGGCGAGCTGACCGCCGGAGTACTGCTGGCTGGCCGGGTCGGCGCCGTTGACGAGCACGACGGCGACGGCGACCTGCGGGTCGTCCGCCGGGGCGAAGCCGGTGAACCAGGCGTGCGGGAAGTCGCGCGAGGTGCCCTCGTTGATGCCCGTCTGGGAGGTGCCGGTCTTCCCGGCCACGCGCACGCCGTCGATCGCCGCGCGCCAGCCCGTCCCGTTCTCCACGACGCCGACCATCATCTCGGTCATGGTGTCGGCCACCTCTGGCGTCACGGCCTCCGACAGGGTGCGCGGCTCGGTCTCCTCGACCACCGTCAGGTCGGCGGCGCGCTCGGTCGCGATCACGTGCGGCGCCATGACCTCGCCGTCGTTCGCGATGCCGGCCGCGATCATGGCCACCTGCATCGGGGTGGCGCGGACGTCGCGCTGGCCTATCGCCGCCTGGCCGAGCTCGGCCTCGTCCGCGATCTCCCCGAGCCTGCCCGGGGTGACGGTCATGGGGATCTGGAGCTCGGCGTCCCACCCGAACGCCTCCGCCTGGTCGCGGATCGCCTGCTCGCCGAGCGTGATCGCGAGCTGCGAGAACGGCGTGTTGCACGACTTCGCGAGCGAGAGCGCGAGGGTGGCGGTCTCGCCGTCGTCGCACCGCTCGCCCGAGGGGTTGGAGATCGTCGCGCCCGACCCGGGCAGCGCCAGCGTGTCAGGCGCGGGCACGCGGGTCTCGGCGTCGTAGTCACCGGTCGACAGCGCCGCGGCGAGGTCGATCAGCTTGAACGTCGAGCCGGGCGCGTAGGTGTCGCCCGCGATCGCGCGGTTGACGAGGGGGTCGCCCGGGTCGTCGAGCAGCTCCTGCCAGGCGGTCTGGACGGGGCCGCCGTCGTGCCCCGCGAGCACGTTCGGGTCGAAGCTCGGGCTGGAGACGAGCGCGAGCACGGCACCGGTGGCTGGGTCGAGCGCGACGACGGCGCCCTCACGCCCCTCGAGCGCGTCCCACGCCGCCTGCTGGACGGCCGGGTCCAGGGTGAGCTCGACGGACCCGCCCTGCGGCTGCCGCCCCGTGACGAGGTCGCCCAGGCGCTGCC is a window of Litorihabitans aurantiacus DNA encoding:
- a CDS encoding peptidylprolyl isomerase is translated as MNAVIHTSVGDITVELLPNHAPKTVANFVGLADGSKEWTDPATGAKADRPLYDGTIFHRVIPGFMIQGGDPLGSGRGGPGYSFDDEIHPELTFNETYLLAMANAGKIAGRGTNGSQFFITTVKTPHLQGKHTIFGRVTDEASRAVVDTISGTRTGAGDRPVEDISITGIDITE
- a CDS encoding rhomboid family intramembrane serine protease, which translates into the protein MHCVDCARDASRGRRPVRTVVGGVDRGGPPYVTYTIMAICVVIELLRYLAEPLYIEIYRALAFWGPFAADEPWRFLTASVLHGGIWHLAFNMYALYLVGRDLERLLGRVRFLSLYVLSALGGSVAYLLITGLDAAPTVGASGAVFGLFGAFAVMLRRFGRDSRQILVLIGINAVIGFVLPGIAWQAHLGGLVVGAAIAAMLAYLPRPRQWLAWLGMGGLLLLMVGLSALVLY
- a CDS encoding cell division protein CrgA: MPESKSRKKPAAPSPAVAPREDAPNPPWFVPTFLGLLVLGLVWVVTTYLTSGAWPIPPLGSWNLAVGFGFILVGFGMTMRWR
- a CDS encoding DUF881 domain-containing protein — translated: MRRSPIDRLLGRPSGLPGRRRPRSRASLTVALVAFVAGILFATSATLFAGFDDGRPRDLRSLVAQESERLAERNDAVDDLRSEVATLQASLDVDAGAAPTDPAVLLAVGQEDVRGAGVSVTLTDAPASSSSDNLDDLVVHQQDLQSVVNALWAGGAEAIAVQGQRIIATSAVRCVGNVLLLHGRTYSPPYVIEAVGDADALTDALDADAGVRLYRQYVEAYGLGYTLEADDALDLPAYTGARTLSYATAVEGTR
- a CDS encoding class E sortase; translated protein: MTTVAQPAPSRREQRRRRRGGVGSAIVGVIGELLITAGILIGLFVAWQLWWTDVEADRFQATVSEALDAELPESPVVVAKPSEGEIPVAEAPLDATTFGRLWVPRWDTGEPYSKPISEGTDRATVLDKLGIGHYEGTAMPGEVGNFALAGHRQSHGKPFYDITTLEVGDPLVVETAEAWYVYRVTDSLIVSPRQTDVIAPNPADPQAEATEASITLTTCHPLFSTRERYIVHGTLDSWVPRDAGRPAELSPEA
- a CDS encoding aminodeoxychorismate/anthranilate synthase component II; amino-acid sequence: MTAGRAPRILVVDNYDSFVYTIVGYLQQLGAETTVLRNDALTGDPEELADVDGVLVSPGPGTPEGAGASLDVIAACAATATPMLGVCLGHQALAEAYGGVVTHSPELMHGKTSAVTHDGAGVFAGLGAPFTATRYHSLAVVTETVPDELEVTAWTGGGDSPRIVMGLSHRELPLHGVQFHPESVLTEGGHRLLANWLAIAGDDGAVARSEGMRPLAAL
- the pknB gene encoding Stk1 family PASTA domain-containing Ser/Thr kinase, yielding MLAGRYEVGELIGRGGMAEVYIGRDNRLSRRVAIKLLRSDLAQDSTFQARFRREAQSAAALNHPAIVSVYDTGEDGHVGADGVTHHLPFIVMEYVEGHTVRELIRDGAALPIDEAVEITAGVLSALEYSHHAGIVHRDIKPANVMITTAGDVKVMDFGIARAIADSAATMTQTQAVVGTAQYLSPEQARGEVVDARSDVYSTGALLFELLTGRPPFIGDSPVAVAYQHVREDPPTPSSLAPDVPVELDRITLKALAKDRDVRYQSGEEFRSDLEAAQRGGVVGAPAVGVIAAANAATVAAASPAARAAATQVMAGPPTAQTSSDLPPVAPEEEPRKGRAWIWVLGIVLALLVAGIVAVAVNNARQNEPEPTPTETTPENVAVPDVAGESEADAQATIEGAELVFARAEAPSDDVEAGLAISSDPAAGSLIAPGQTVTVTISSGPDTLTVPDVIGFTADQATTALNQAGFTGNQIRIMEEDDGSQQAGDVLRIEPGVGESAAPNAPFVLYVASGNVTIPDLTGRTQDEAAQLLRDANLSATFTQDETGSAAAGTVTGWEPTGVVPRLSTVTVSVASAQVEVPDLDDMTRAEAEAALAEVSLTASFQEEPNGDVEVGQVTRWEPENTQVDRGSEVTVWLATAPTETATTPPPTSTTSPPPTNGGGGRGDDD
- a CDS encoding serine/threonine-protein kinase, which gives rise to MTPRAGVVLDGRYELTQRLAIGGMGEVWTAVEVESGQRYAAKVMRPEFAGEKLFLDRIAAEARNSRDLVHPGIARTYDAGVVGGLGYLVMELVEGETLSTVLRREGTLSPRTLLDVLAQTADALAAAHAAGVVHRDIKPGNLLMTADGAVKLTDFGISIGANQAPMTDAGMVMGTAQYLPPEQAMGRPATGAGDVYALGIIAYEALAGRRPFTGATQVDIAFAHVTEPLPALPAHVDPALRALVEQMLAKDPADRPASAAVVAERARALRSDLDAGTWDPARVRGAWRLPTLALRRGGRGAAADGSGDANASTAARTSAASAASASVSGGADPAPRRSRRRAPSRERQVALAVGIVLAAMLVTLAILTLANLGSTAALVAAVVMVPAGGGRARLPHRGWQEEVGQTVDLGSRKVLSW
- a CDS encoding peptidoglycan D,D-transpeptidase FtsI family protein, with the protein product MAMFVVLMGALTWIQVFQAGDLNADPRNQRATYREQGRERGPIVVAGEPIVTSVPVDTPYSYLRTYADGPLYAPVTGYSSIVFGQSGVERAAGTVLNGTAPSLWRQRLGDLVTGRQPQGGSVELTLDPAVQQAAWDALEGREGAVVALDPATGAVLALVSSPSFDPNVLAGHDGGPVQTAWQELLDDPGDPLVNRAIAGDTYAPGSTFKLIDLAAALSTGDYDAETRVPAPDTLALPGSGATISNPSGERCDDGETATLALSLAKSCNTPFSQLAITLGEQAIRDQAEAFGWDAELQIPMTVTPGRLGEIADEAELGQAAIGQRDVRATPMQVAMIAAGIANDGEVMAPHVIATERAADLTVVEETEPRTLSEAVTPEVADTMTEMMVGVVENGTGWRAAIDGVRVAGKTGTSQTGINEGTSRDFPHAWFTGFAPADDPQVAVAVVLVNGADPASQQYSGGQLAAPIARAVMQAALR